The Drosophila subobscura isolate 14011-0131.10 chromosome A, UCBerk_Dsub_1.0, whole genome shotgun sequence genome includes the window TCCCACTCCTCCGACGGCCAGCGCCGCTGCAACGGTGGCCGCTTTTATCTGGCTGATGGCCAGCATGGAGGGCTTGTCGCCTGGTTTCCAGCGACGATGAATGCCCATCGACTTGAGCTTCTGGCAGACGGACGATGGCGAAATGTTGATGCCCTTCTCGGCCAGGCGGGCCGACACTTTCCAATACTGGATGTTGCTATCCTCCTCGATCAGCTCGAGTATCTCCCGGGTGATGTTCTTGTCCCGTAGCTCCCGTTCGGCGGCTTTCAGGCGGCGCCGCGGCAGTGGCAACTTTGGTGGTGGCAGCTgacggtgctgctgctggtgcggttGAGGCTGCTGTTGAAAGTGTGATGTGTCCGCTGGCGTCTGATGAcgcaactgttgctgttgctgctgttgctgacgTATCAACtcctgccgctggcgctgctgcttaATGCGCTCCATCTgctcaagctgctgctgacgctccTGTCGCtcctgctgcgcctgctgcaaAGCCTGTTGCCGCTGGTGTGCCTGCTGcagttcctgctcctgctgcgccaattgctgggcctgctgctccttgacGTTGGCTACCTCTGTAACGCGCGAATCGTCGCCTAGCGCCGAAAGGCGTCCGTCGGTGCGCTTGTTGCGATAGGAGAGCGGCACGCCCTTCAGTATGGCATCGCGCACCTTCCATGCCGTCATCTGCGACACGTTAAGCGCTCGGGCTATCTCCATGGTGGATGAATTCTGGGCCACCAGCAACTTGGCCATGGCGTACTTCTCATCATCGATAAAGACGTTCGGCTTGCGCGGCTTCTTTGccgaaccagaaccagagcccgACCCTGTCGCTGTTGAGATTGAGGCTGACGCTGGCGTTGCTGTCGCTCCTGCATGGGGCGTTGGGACGGCGacgttggtgttgctgttgctgctgccattgctgcgaGAATGAAGAGAGTTGAGAGCAGATTTATTAGCGGGGAAACCCTCACGgaactgtggactgtggactcaCCTCTCGTTGCTGTTCATGTGGGCCATGGAGCGTAGGGACAGGTTCACGGGTAGAGCATGGCTGCACCGGGGTGGAGagacaaattataattttaattcaattggaAAGGGCTTCTTCTCCTGCATCTGCCTGGTGTATTAAATGCTTGTCTCTAGCAGCCAACTGCAGCTTTCGTCTGTGTAAtctaaatacaatttatgttTGCACTCCGATATCTAGAGAACTACAACTCACAGCTTATTCCACATTAAAAGTGCAAAcattattacattttcaataCAAAATCTTCATCTGTTTTCCCGCTGAGAACATTTGATTGCAaactgcttgcactgcttgcctGTGGAAGTTTGGAATGTTTGGCATTCCATGCACAGTTACACCGTTACTTGAACCTGGGGGACACGTGAAAAATCGAAGCAGAGCGAATAGCTTCGGGAATTGATTTATGCTCTAAATATGCTTTAGCGACGCAGGGTATAAATGCCCATAGTTAAATTCTCTCTTCGCTCCACCGCTATCAGCACTGTCTCTGCCAGTGAATTTGAACCGCTTTGAGTGTACATTTTTTGACTTAACTGCTTGCTGCGTGATATGCACTGCTTTCTAGAACTGCTTTTACTGAGATGCCAAATTGCAACTTACATGACGGCGGGCGGATAACGGGTGAGCAGCGGCATTGCTCCATTGTGGGCTGgcttctgctgatgctgctgtagctgctcccgatgctgctgctgctgctgttgctggtgcagctgcaactgctgggCGTTGACGATGTGTGGAAAGTGCTGCGACTCGGCCAGCAGACGCTTGTAGACCTCGACGGTGGGTCGCGAGGGCACATGCACTGGCACCTGAACCGGAGCCGTGGCCAATGGCGGGGGCGGGAGCGAGACAGAGTTGGCCCCGCCCGTATTGGAATGACGCTCGTTCTCGTTGCCCTCGTAGGAGTCGTGCTCGACGGGATCAGAGTCTGGATCGGGGTCCTCCAGCTGGCCGCGCATATCGTAGCCATTGTGGAGCAGACTGCACACAGCATCCTCGTCGCCCATGTAGCCGGCCGTCTCCTCTGCACCAATCTCATCCGCCCCGCACTCGTCGCCCAAGGCCAGCGAGCTGTgcagctggtgctgatgctgatgctgagggtggtggagctgctgctgttcctgctgctcctcatcctcgctgTCCTGTCGCTCCTCCTTGATCAGGCCCAGGCCAAGGTGGCCATAGGGCAGACTCAGATGCTGatgctcccgctcccgctcagCGGCTGCCGcaatggcagctgcagcctcttcctgctgctgctgcatggcctggatatgctgctggtgctgctgctggagctgctcctcAGCGGCCTGGTCCACCACACGCTCGTGCAGACTGACTCCGTTGACGAGGCTCTTGCGCAGACGCCAGGCAAAAGTGCGCGAAATGTTCAGCTCGTTGGCGATCACCGTGGTGGTGGCCTCGCGCAGGATTAGTTGCTTGGCCAGGGCGATCTTCTTGGCGTCCAGCTTGATGCGAGTGCGCCCCTTCCGCTTGTTAACCAAGCCCAGCCTGAAAGTTAGCGACAAAAGATCGTCAGGTAATGTGACAGTTAATTTTCGCTGCCACTCACTTGCGGCTGTTCACGTGCAGATCTGGGGCTGTGGGCTTACGTGCTGgccctgttcctgttcctgctcctgccccagctccagctcctccacctgTTCCGCCTCCAGTGGCTGGGACACGCTTGGGGAAGTTATTAAACTGCACAATGTTCTGTTTaaagagctgctgcagcggcctGCGTAAACAAGATGAAACGAAAGTCAGTAGAGGGTAACAGCACAGGCAATTGGGTAACCGCTCACATCTTGGCAGCCTTGGAGGGACATCCGGTGCGCTTGTGCCAGCCCAAATGGTGGCCCGTGGGGAAAAGGACATGGCAGTCCGAACATTGCATGGGCCGCCTGTAaccaaagggagagagagagagaggcgcgGGTTATTACTGGGAGTCCGACGAGCATTCAGCTCGACTGGCACTTACGTTTGGTTGCGCCGCTTCTTTACGCAGCGACCACGCCGGATGTGCTTCTCCAGGAAACGCTTGTAGAAGTAGGTCTTGCGGCAATTGCTGCACTCGTAGACGGGCCCCGGAGCCCCGTGGACGCTCTGCATGTGCGCCTTAAGGATCTGTTTCATGTCAAAGGTCTGGTAGCAGTGCGGACACTGGAATCCTGGTGTACCGCGCATCACCTGTTGTCCAGCCTCAtgggccgccgccgccgagtGATCGGCGGCCATGTCTGGGCCGATCATCGAATCATCGCCGGGCGTAATCAGCTCGATTTCGGGTATCAGTGGCAGTGTCatctcctcgtcatcgtcatcctcatccacTTCGTGCTGATGGTCGAGATCCGGGTCGTGGCCCGGCAAACCCGCGCCATTGGGGAACTTATTCATCTGGTGCTGCATGTACTCCTGCATCAGGCGTATCGAGTTGAAGTCGAACGGCTCCTTGGGGTGGCCATCTTGGACAGTTATCTCGCCATCGTCGTGCTGGTCGGGTGACTCTCCTCGGTGCATCACCGCCAAGTCCTCGTCTTCCCCATCGCCCAAACCCAGACCCACACCATTGCTGAGCTCAATGCCTGACTGATCCTGCTGCTCGTCAACGAGCAGTGGCCTCTGCCCATCATCCAGATCAAactgatgatgctgctcctcctgctcctgctcctcatcctc containing:
- the LOC117903841 gene encoding uncharacterized protein LOC117903841 isoform X3 produces the protein MDDELCRICIGSHASGSPMQMISIFGEDSLWQKITTLANVQISKNDTLPQQVCVECAKTAISACLFKKKCEDADNFYRQQLLLKKIEGDAERQKAGGENRKEEAASGDRAKSRGGSTASSSGTASGSGSGSATGSGSSSSSSSSDDDEDEDNDNATGNGNEDDHDDASVAGEAEERLQNGHGHAINGHLVEDPNDEDAEDEEQEQEEQHHQFDLDDGQRPLLVDEQQDQSGIELSNGVGLGLGDGEDEDLAVMHRGESPDQHDDGEITVQDGHPKEPFDFNSIRLMQEYMQHQMNKFPNGAGLPGHDPDLDHQHEVDEDDDDEEMTLPLIPEIELITPGDDSMIGPDMAADHSAAAAHEAGQQVMRGTPGFQCPHCYQTFDMKQILKAHMQSVHGAPGPVYECSNCRKTYFYKRFLEKHIRRGRCVKKRRNQTRPMQCSDCHVLFPTGHHLGWHKRTGCPSKAAKMPLQQLFKQNIVQFNNFPKRVPATGGGTGGGAGAGAGAGTGTGPARKPTAPDLHVNSRKLGLVNKRKGRTRIKLDAKKIALAKQLILREATTTVIANELNISRTFAWRLRKSLVNGVSLHERVVDQAAEEQLQQQHQQHIQAMQQQQEEAAAAIAAAAEREREHQHLSLPYGHLGLGLIKEERQDSEDEEQQEQQQLHHPQHQHQHQLHSSLALGDECGADEIGAEETAGYMGDEDAVCSLLHNGYDMRGQLEDPDPDSDPVEHDSYEGNENERHSNTGGANSVSLPPPPLATAPVQVPVHVPSRPTVEVYKRLLAESQHFPHIVNAQQLQLHQQQQQQQQQQQLRHQTPADTSHFQQQPQPHQQQHRQLPPPKLPLPRRRLKAAERELRDKNITREILELIEEDSNIQYWKVSARLAEKGINISPSSVCQKLKSMGIHRRWKPGDKPSMLAISQIKAATVAAALAVGGVGGLGVGVGASSGGGSGSHSFGGVDDGYEQQQFDMGGPHFLSAFTR
- the LOC117903841 gene encoding uncharacterized protein LOC117903841 isoform X1; translated protein: MDDELCRICIGSHASGSPMQMISIFGEDSLWQKITTLANVQISKNDTLPQQVCVECAKTAISACLFKKKCEDADNFYRQQLLLKKIEGDAERQKAGGENRKEEAASGDRAKSRGGSTASSSGTASGSGSGSATGSGSSSSSSSSDDDEDEDNDNATGNGNEDDHDDASVAGEAEERLQNGHGHAINGHLVEDPNDEDAEDEEQEQEEQHHQFDLDDGQRPLLVDEQQDQSGIELSNGVGLGLGDGEDEDLAVMHRGESPDQHDDGEITVQDGHPKEPFDFNSIRLMQEYMQHQMNKFPNGAGLPGHDPDLDHQHEVDEDDDDEEMTLPLIPEIELITPGDDSMIGPDMAADHSAAAAHEAGQQVMRGTPGFQCPHCYQTFDMKQILKAHMQSVHGAPGPVYECSNCRKTYFYKRFLEKHIRRGRCVKKRRNQTRPMQCSDCHVLFPTGHHLGWHKRTGCPSKAAKMPLQQLFKQNIVQFNNFPKRVPATGGGTGGGAGAGAGAGTGTGPARKPTAPDLHVNSRKLGLVNKRKGRTRIKLDAKKIALAKQLILREATTTVIANELNISRTFAWRLRKSLVNGVSLHERVVDQAAEEQLQQQHQQHIQAMQQQQEEAAAAIAAAAEREREHQHLSLPYGHLGLGLIKEERQDSEDEEQQEQQQLHHPQHQHQHQLHSSLALGDECGADEIGAEETAGYMGDEDAVCSLLHNGYDMRGQLEDPDPDSDPVEHDSYEGNENERHSNTGGANSVSLPPPPLATAPVQVPVHVPSRPTVEVYKRLLAESQHFPHIVNAQQLQLHQQQQQQQHREQLQQHQQKPAHNGAMPLLTRYPPAVIHALPVNLSLRSMAHMNSNESNGSSNSNTNVAVPTPHAGATATPASASISTATGSGSGSGSAKKPRKPNVFIDDEKYAMAKLLVAQNSSTMEIARALNVSQMTAWKVRDAILKGVPLSYRNKRTDGRLSALGDDSRVTEVANVKEQQAQQLAQQEQELQQAHQRQQALQQAQQERQERQQQLEQMERIKQQRQRQELIRQQQQQQQQLRHQTPADTSHFQQQPQPHQQQHRQLPPPKLPLPRRRLKAAERELRDKNITREILELIEEDSNIQYWKVSARLAEKGINISPSSVCQKLKSMGIHRRWKPGDKPSMLAISQIKAATVAAALAVGGVGGLGVGVGASSGGGSGSHSFGGVDDGYEQQQFDMGGPHFLSAFTR
- the LOC117903841 gene encoding uncharacterized protein LOC117903841 isoform X2 — translated: MDDELCRICIGSHASGSPMQMISIFGEDSLWQKITTLANVQISKNDTLPQQVCVECAKTAISACLFKKKCEDADNFYRQQLLLKKIEGDAERQKAGGENRKEEAASGDRAKSRGGSTASSSGTASGSGSGSATGSGSSSSSSSSDDDEDEDNDNATGNGNEDDHDDASVAGEAEERLQNGHGHAINGHLVEDPNDEDAEDEEQEQEEQHHQFDLDDGQRPLLVDEQQDQSGIELSNGVGLGLGDGEDEDLAVMHRGESPDQHDDGEITVQDGHPKEPFDFNSIRLMQEYMQHQMNKFPNGAGLPGHDPDLDHQHEVDEDDDDEEMTLPLIPEIELITPGDDSMIGPDMAADHSAAAAHEAGQQVMRGTPGFQCPHCYQTFDMKQILKAHMQSVHGAPGPVYECSNCRKTYFYKRFLEKHIRRGRCVKKRRNQTRPMQCSDCHVLFPTGHHLGWHKRTGCPSKAAKMPLQQLFKQNIVQFNNFPKRVPATGGGTGGGAGAGAGAGTGTGPARKPTAPDLHVNSRKLGLVNKRKGRTRIKLDAKKIALAKQLILREATTTVIANELNISRTFAWRLRKSLVNGVSLHERVVDQAAEEQLQQQHQQHIQAMQQQQEEAAAAIAAAAEREREHQHLSLPYGHLGLGLIKEERQDSEDEEQQEQQQLHHPQHQHQHQLHSSLALGDECGADEIGAEETAGYMGDEDAVCSLLHNGYDMRGQLEDPDPDSDPVEHDSYEGNENERHSNTGGANSVSLPPPPLATAPVQVPVHVPSRPTVEVYKRLLAESQHFPHIVNAQQLQLHQQQQQQQQQQQQQQLRHQTPADTSHFQQQPQPHQQQHRQLPPPKLPLPRRRLKAAERELRDKNITREILELIEEDSNIQYWKVSARLAEKGINISPSSVCQKLKSMGIHRRWKPGDKPSMLAISQIKAATVAAALAVGGVGGLGVGVGASSGGGSGSHSFGGVDDGYEQQQFDMGGPHFLSAFTR
- the LOC117903841 gene encoding uncharacterized protein LOC117903841 isoform X4: MDDELCRICIGSHASGSPMQMISIFGEDSLWQKITTLANVQISKNDTLPQQVCVECAKTAISACLFKKKCEDADNFYRQQLLLKKIEGDAERQKAGGENRKEEAASGDRAKSRGGSTASSSGTASGSGSGSATGSGSSSSSSSSDDDEDEDNDNATGNGNEDDHDDASVAGEAEERLQNGHGHAINGHLVEDPNDEDAEDEEQEQEEQHHQFDLDDGQRPLLVDEQQDQSGIELSNGVGLGLGDGEDEDLAVMHRGESPDQHDDGEITVQDGHPKEPFDFNSIRLMQEYMQHQMNKFPNGAGLPGHDPDLDHQHEVDEDDDDEEMTLPLIPEIELITPGDDSMIGPDMAADHSAAAAHEAGQQVMRGTPGFQCPHCYQTFDMKQILKAHMQSVHGAPGPVYECSNCRKTYFYKRFLEKHIRRGRCVKKRRNQTRPMQCSDCHVLFPTGHHLGWHKRTGCPSKAAKMPLQQLFKQNIVQFNNFPKRVPATGGGTGGGAGAGAGAGTGTGPARKPTAPDLHVNSRKLGLVNKRKGRTRIKLDAKKIALAKQLILREATTTVIANELNISRTFAWRLRKSLVNGVSLHERVVDQAAEEQLQQQHQQHIQAMQQQQEEAAAAIAAAAEREREHQHLSLPYGHLGLGLIKEERQDSEDEEQQEQQQLHHPQHQHQHQLHSSLALGDECGADEIGAEETAGYMGDEDAVCSLLHNGYDMRGQLEDPDPDSDPVEHDSYEGNENERHSNTGGANSVSLPPPPLATAPVQVPVHVPSRPTVEVYKRLLAESQHFPHIVNAQQLQLHQQQQQQQHREQLQQHQQKPAHNGAMPLLTRYPPAVIHALPVNLSLRSMAHMNSNESNSSNSNSCVIRRQRTHHTFNSSLNRTSSSTVSCHHQSCHCRGAA